A genomic window from Lycium barbarum isolate Lr01 chromosome 4, ASM1917538v2, whole genome shotgun sequence includes:
- the LOC132637457 gene encoding uncharacterized protein LOC132637457, translating to MDKVNLIQEKLLVAQSRQKMFADRKIWDLEFIEGVRVVLKISSMKGVVRFGKRSKLSPRCSSGFSLYMLKKYYFDGSYIVCWDSVLLDMNLSYEEDPITILDRQVRKLRSKEIASIKVQWKHLHIKETTWETESDMRKR from the exons ATGGACAAGGTGAatcttattcaggaaaagcttctggtagctcagagtcgacagaagatgtttGCAGACCGAAAGATTTGGGATTTAGAGTTTATAGAGGGCGTGCGGGTTGTTCTGAAGATTTCATCCATGAAGGGTGTTGTGCGATTTGGAAAGAGGagcaagttgagcccgag gtgttcatccggtttTTCGCTGTACATGTTGAAGAAGTACTATTTTGATGGTTCTTATATCGTTTGTTGGGATTCTGTGTTGCTTGATATGAATCTATCTTACGAGGAGGATCCTATAACAATTCTGGATAGGCAGGTTaggaagttgaggtctaaggagattgcttctaTTAAGGTTCAATGGAAGCATCTTCATATTAAGGAgactacttgggagaccgagtcagaTATGCGCAAGAGATAA